From a single Lentisphaera profundi genomic region:
- a CDS encoding alpha/beta hydrolase, with amino-acid sequence MAESFRFGVHELRWDKDINGNKAMDFREVSHSADEGKTWKTIDDEGFFRSTVGSRQQTLDDPQPGVVYKAVTGRELTLHIHYPQDWKASDKRTAILWFHGGGFAGGHQSQFQKFAKHFTQLGIINIRVAYRLRLLDNANGGGFDAVKDGRSAIRWLRKNADRFGIDINKVIAGGDSAGGALALATLREDINDPQDNLAIDAKPNAILGESAWVLLHKPGIEARSLVWPILNLPSLPPIWMGYGGQDIGYKAGSELGGEAFVKALKAKQGIQLSTHLIPEGKHGYGFRPHYFPLCLESMEKFLVVHDYLQEKPN; translated from the coding sequence TTGGCTGAAAGCTTCCGCTTTGGTGTACATGAACTGCGTTGGGATAAAGATATCAATGGCAATAAGGCTATGGATTTCCGGGAAGTATCGCACTCCGCTGATGAAGGTAAAACATGGAAAACAATTGATGATGAGGGCTTTTTTAGAAGTACAGTGGGCTCTCGACAACAAACACTTGACGATCCTCAGCCTGGAGTCGTTTACAAAGCAGTTACTGGTCGTGAGCTCACGCTGCATATTCACTACCCCCAAGATTGGAAGGCGAGTGACAAGCGCACAGCTATTCTGTGGTTTCACGGAGGAGGCTTTGCGGGTGGTCATCAATCACAATTTCAAAAATTTGCCAAACATTTCACCCAGCTCGGCATCATCAATATTCGTGTCGCTTATCGCCTGCGTCTTCTTGATAATGCTAATGGCGGTGGTTTTGATGCTGTCAAAGATGGGCGATCAGCGATTCGCTGGCTACGCAAAAATGCCGATCGATTTGGTATAGATATAAATAAAGTTATTGCAGGTGGGGACTCTGCAGGAGGGGCGCTAGCTTTAGCCACTTTACGAGAAGATATCAATGATCCACAAGACAATCTTGCAATTGACGCAAAGCCTAATGCGATTCTTGGTGAAAGTGCTTGGGTACTGCTTCACAAGCCTGGCATTGAAGCGCGATCTCTCGTATGGCCAATTTTGAATCTTCCGAGCTTGCCCCCCATTTGGATGGGATATGGTGGTCAAGATATTGGCTATAAGGCAGGCAGTGAACTTGGTGGAGAAGCCTTTGTTAAGGCCCTTAAAGCGAAACAAGGCATTCAGCTCAGTACGCACTTGATTCCCGAGGGTAAGCATGGCTATGGCTTTCGACCTCACTACTTCCCACTTTGTCTTGAGTCGATGGAGAAATTTCTGGTGGTTCATGACTATCTACAAGAAAAGCCGAACTAA
- a CDS encoding spermidine synthase, protein MKINAPCISSIVDEHGPINVYQTRTSLILSFDGEIYQSYMKLKHINGLELAYTQAMMTGLLFIPELKTATIMGLGAGSMAKNLLSSFSDLKVHAIEYREEVVNTAKKYFYLPDSDRLFIHIDDAANHIKNTDIKSDIIFSDLYTSQGMEPKQVQSTYLRDCKKKLNEQGLLVLNIWHTALDSREELDELLAAEFENRLLSFEVESGNTIVLAFKNDIPSIVSKEFFMKAKDFQEQMKIPMEAHAQLLWNTQDL, encoded by the coding sequence ATGAAGATCAATGCCCCCTGTATCTCATCAATAGTAGATGAACATGGCCCCATTAATGTTTACCAAACAAGAACGAGTCTGATTCTCAGCTTTGATGGGGAAATTTATCAAAGTTACATGAAACTCAAACACATTAATGGCTTAGAGCTGGCTTATACTCAAGCGATGATGACGGGTTTATTATTTATCCCCGAACTAAAAACGGCTACTATCATGGGTTTGGGTGCAGGCTCAATGGCAAAGAACCTACTCAGTAGTTTCTCCGACTTGAAGGTACACGCGATAGAATACCGTGAAGAAGTCGTGAATACCGCAAAAAAATATTTTTACTTGCCCGATAGTGATCGCCTCTTCATTCATATAGATGATGCTGCAAATCATATTAAAAACACCGACATTAAAAGCGATATTATTTTTTCAGACCTCTACACTTCGCAGGGCATGGAGCCAAAACAAGTTCAATCAACTTATTTGCGTGATTGTAAAAAAAAGCTCAATGAACAAGGGCTTCTAGTGCTCAATATCTGGCATACCGCACTTGACTCACGGGAAGAACTAGATGAATTACTGGCAGCGGAATTTGAAAACCGCTTACTGAGTTTCGAAGTAGAGAGCGGAAATACAATTGTCCTTGCATTCAAAAATGACATTCCCTCGATAGTAAGTAAAGAATTTTTCATGAAAGCAAAAGACTTTCAAGAGCAAATGAAGATTCCGATGGAAGCTCATGCGCAATTACTCTGGAATACACAAGATTTATGA
- a CDS encoding peptidase U32 family protein, with protein MSRKLELLAPGGDIEAIKAAVVAGANAVYCGLDAFNARNRASNLSMDELNGAIRLAHEYNCEVFLTLNVVILEHEIPVLVKLLNQVVNSGIDGIIVQDMGVFNLVNKHFPTLDIHASTQMTTHNEGQILFLHKIGASRVNLSRELNLPEITKLTALAHENNILTEVFVHGALCIAFSGQCYSSSVSVGNSGNRGRCSQACRDEYEETAAGNKYPLNLKDNSAYFDLPQLIEAKVDSLKIEGRIKGAHYVYTVTDTWRKQIDSFIESGELVGDDANLHKVFNRSFTNSFLTGKLTKDMFIDSPKDYSAKYALEESGALSEQKTEEVQKSLYDDKQALGATLADKIKGLNIDKADLAISITGVLGDKLIFSAQTAGREFIITSSSLLRPSKEAAITADLLTKRLRSFNNAAYILGPIDCTHLNAGLGIPFKELTAMKKELAFVLNGSIEIVPHTDVPKLAQNPKIEDVPKLSLLISDENDAHLCDVTNADIYFKIPESLKIGCDKYSEILLRNPRFIPWFPAVLIGKDYLEAVRILELSKPKSIVTNNSGIAYKAYEMGIEWIAGPLLNTTNSHALITMQEALDCKGAFISNEINRNQIRNIRRPKNFKLLYSIYHPILMMTSRQCFFQRTVGCKKKAIEDNCMLSCEKATTITNVKGISFAVDKQKGGYPSIYNHEQFLNLEAVRDFSGLFDEFFIDLTDIGSGSKEKLDKATLIQEFEKFLADETQTKAALHQMVEVKTNAQYVQGL; from the coding sequence ATGAGTAGAAAGTTAGAGTTATTAGCACCTGGTGGTGATATAGAAGCCATTAAAGCAGCGGTTGTAGCTGGGGCCAACGCAGTTTACTGTGGTCTCGATGCATTCAATGCTAGAAACCGTGCCTCTAACCTTTCCATGGATGAACTCAATGGCGCCATTAGACTGGCACATGAATATAATTGTGAAGTCTTTCTTACCCTCAATGTGGTGATTTTAGAGCACGAAATACCCGTTTTAGTCAAGTTGTTAAACCAAGTTGTGAATAGTGGGATTGACGGAATTATTGTACAAGATATGGGTGTGTTTAATCTCGTGAATAAACACTTCCCGACTCTTGATATACATGCATCAACTCAAATGACGACGCATAATGAAGGCCAGATCTTATTTCTGCATAAAATAGGAGCCAGCCGCGTCAATCTTTCTCGAGAATTGAACCTTCCAGAAATTACTAAATTAACGGCACTTGCCCATGAAAATAATATTCTGACTGAGGTCTTTGTCCATGGGGCGCTTTGTATTGCCTTTTCGGGTCAATGTTATTCGAGTTCAGTAAGTGTGGGTAACTCTGGGAATCGTGGTCGTTGTAGCCAAGCTTGCCGTGATGAATATGAAGAGACGGCAGCAGGAAATAAGTATCCACTCAATTTAAAAGATAATTCAGCCTATTTTGATCTGCCACAACTCATAGAAGCAAAAGTAGATTCGCTAAAGATTGAGGGTCGTATAAAAGGCGCTCACTACGTTTACACAGTCACTGATACTTGGAGAAAGCAAATTGATAGCTTTATAGAATCAGGTGAGCTTGTGGGCGATGATGCAAATCTTCATAAAGTATTTAATCGCAGTTTCACCAATTCATTCCTCACGGGAAAGCTTACAAAAGACATGTTCATTGATAGTCCAAAAGACTATAGCGCCAAGTATGCTCTTGAAGAAAGTGGGGCCCTAAGTGAGCAAAAAACTGAAGAAGTTCAAAAATCTCTCTATGATGATAAACAGGCCTTAGGTGCCACACTTGCGGACAAAATAAAAGGTCTTAATATAGATAAGGCCGACTTAGCCATCTCAATTACGGGCGTGCTAGGAGATAAACTCATTTTCTCTGCCCAAACAGCTGGTCGTGAATTTATTATCACCTCAAGTTCTTTACTACGCCCATCAAAAGAGGCGGCTATCACTGCGGATCTCTTAACAAAGCGTTTGCGCAGTTTTAATAACGCAGCTTATATCTTAGGCCCGATCGATTGCACTCATTTGAATGCCGGTTTAGGGATCCCCTTTAAAGAACTCACGGCAATGAAAAAAGAACTGGCCTTTGTTCTTAACGGATCAATTGAAATTGTCCCCCATACCGATGTGCCAAAACTTGCACAAAATCCAAAAATTGAAGATGTGCCCAAACTATCTCTTCTGATTAGTGATGAAAATGATGCTCATTTATGTGATGTAACGAATGCTGATATCTATTTCAAAATACCCGAGAGTTTAAAGATTGGCTGTGATAAATATAGCGAAATTCTACTGAGAAACCCAAGGTTTATCCCATGGTTTCCAGCCGTACTGATTGGCAAGGATTATCTTGAGGCGGTTAGAATATTAGAATTAAGTAAGCCAAAGAGCATTGTGACTAATAATTCAGGGATCGCATACAAGGCCTATGAGATGGGTATTGAGTGGATTGCGGGCCCACTCCTGAATACGACGAATTCACATGCTTTAATCACGATGCAAGAGGCTCTTGATTGTAAAGGCGCTTTCATTTCAAATGAAATCAATCGCAATCAAATCAGGAATATTAGACGACCAAAGAATTTTAAGCTGCTCTATAGTATTTATCACCCCATCTTGATGATGACTTCTCGCCAATGCTTTTTCCAAAGAACCGTGGGTTGCAAGAAGAAGGCCATTGAAGATAACTGTATGCTTAGTTGCGAAAAGGCGACAACGATTACCAATGTAAAAGGGATCTCTTTTGCCGTTGACAAGCAAAAAGGCGGGTACCCGAGTATCTATAATCACGAACAATTTTTAAATCTTGAAGCCGTTAGAGACTTTTCGGGTCTCTTTGATGAATTCTTTATTGATCTAACGGATATTGGTTCGGGATCAAAAGAAAAGTTGGATAAAGCTACACTTATTCAAGAATTCGAGAAATTCCTTGCTGATGAGACTCAAACAAAAGCAGCTCTCCATCAAATGGTCGAGGTCAAAACTAATGCTCAATACGTACAGGGCCTTTAA